From a region of the Terriglobia bacterium genome:
- a CDS encoding 2-oxoacid:ferredoxin oxidoreductase subunit beta, which yields MVTTPTATPEPKSNRIGLNVIDYRGGKTTLCAGCGHNAISERIVDAMFEMGVKPERVIKMSGIGCSSKSPAYFMSRSHSFNSVHGRMPSVTTGAVLANQQVMALGVSGDGDTASIGIGQFIHLMRRNLPMIYIIEDNGVYGLTKGQFSATADIGSKLKTGVINDLPPIDTCALAIQLGASFVGRSFSGDKKQLFAMLKAAIAHRGTVMLDVISPCVTFNDHEGSTKSYKFMKDHDEPLHDITFVPGFEQIDVEYDAGTTVDVTLHDGSHLRLRKLHEDYDPTDKVKAISMLAEAHDKGEVLTGVFYINPKAPTFIDLLNMTDKPLATLPESAVRPPKSVLDEIMADLR from the coding sequence ATGGTGACCACACCGACCGCGACTCCGGAACCGAAAAGCAACCGTATCGGCCTGAACGTGATCGACTACCGGGGCGGGAAGACCACCCTGTGCGCGGGCTGCGGCCATAACGCCATCTCCGAACGCATCGTGGACGCCATGTTCGAGATGGGCGTGAAGCCCGAGCGCGTCATCAAGATGTCGGGCATCGGCTGCTCTTCCAAGAGCCCGGCGTACTTCATGAGCCGGTCGCACAGCTTCAACTCGGTGCACGGCCGCATGCCCTCAGTGACCACCGGGGCTGTACTCGCCAACCAGCAGGTGATGGCCTTGGGAGTCTCCGGCGACGGCGATACCGCCTCCATCGGCATCGGGCAATTCATTCACCTCATGCGCCGCAATCTGCCCATGATCTACATCATCGAGGACAACGGCGTGTACGGCCTGACCAAGGGCCAGTTCTCGGCGACTGCGGACATCGGTTCCAAGCTGAAGACCGGGGTCATCAACGACCTGCCTCCGATCGACACCTGCGCGCTGGCCATCCAACTGGGCGCTTCGTTCGTCGGCCGCTCCTTCTCCGGCGACAAGAAGCAGCTCTTCGCCATGCTGAAAGCCGCGATCGCGCACCGCGGTACGGTCATGCTGGACGTCATCTCCCCCTGCGTCACCTTCAACGACCACGAGGGTTCGACCAAGTCCTACAAGTTCATGAAGGACCACGACGAGCCGTTGCACGACATCACCTTCGTCCCAGGCTTCGAACAGATCGACGTGGAATACGATGCGGGCACGACCGTGGACGTGACCTTGCACGACGGCTCGCACCTGCGGCTGCGCAAGTTACACGAAGACTACGACCCCACCGACAAGGTCAAGGCCATCTCCATGCTGGCCGAAGCGCACGACAAGGGCGAGGTGCTGACCGGGGTGTTCTACATCAATCCCAAGGCGCCGACTTTCATCGACCTGCTCAACATGACCGACAAGCCGCTGGCCACGCTGCCCGAGTCCGCCGTCCGCCCGCCCAAAAGCGTGCTCGACGAGATCATGGCGGATTTGCGGTAG
- a CDS encoding glycosyltransferase family 2 protein, translating to MPKISVVVPFLNEEENITELYDRLKATLEAMGEPFEFIFVDDGSTDGTFPLLEEIATIDSRVTVVKLRRNFGKTAALAAGFERTTGDFVVAMDGDLQHDPADIPRFLARLEDGYDVVCSWRQRRTDSFWLRRIPSKMGNILLAMLSGVKIHDFAGGFKAYRRELINQIPLYGEMQGFIPLLVAAYGARICEVPVVVARRSHRASRYGIGRTVAAAFDLIAICFLHRYVMRPLHFFGTWGFVSIFAGSVIGLWLFAQKLVFGTEIMTAHAPLWIFCAVLVVFGGEMLAIGLLGEMQVRHYHEPPARPPYTIEKVLRTEESEQPSLPD from the coding sequence ATGCCCAAGATCTCCGTCGTGGTGCCTTTCCTCAACGAGGAAGAGAACATCACCGAGCTCTATGACCGGCTGAAGGCCACGCTGGAGGCCATGGGCGAGCCCTTTGAATTCATCTTCGTGGACGACGGGTCCACCGACGGCACCTTCCCCCTCCTGGAAGAGATCGCAACCATCGACAGCCGGGTCACCGTAGTCAAACTGCGCCGTAACTTCGGCAAGACGGCGGCGCTGGCTGCCGGATTCGAGCGCACCACGGGTGATTTCGTGGTCGCCATGGACGGCGACCTACAGCACGACCCCGCGGACATCCCACGGTTCCTGGCGCGCTTGGAGGATGGCTACGACGTGGTCTGTAGCTGGCGCCAGCGCCGTACCGACAGCTTCTGGCTGCGCCGGATCCCCTCGAAAATGGGCAACATCCTGCTCGCTATGTTGAGCGGCGTGAAGATCCACGACTTCGCCGGCGGCTTCAAGGCCTACCGCCGGGAGTTGATCAACCAGATCCCGCTTTACGGCGAGATGCAAGGATTCATCCCTTTGCTGGTGGCCGCCTACGGCGCGCGCATCTGCGAGGTCCCGGTCGTGGTGGCAAGACGGTCCCACCGCGCTTCCCGATACGGCATCGGACGCACGGTGGCCGCCGCCTTCGACCTGATCGCCATCTGCTTCCTGCATCGCTACGTGATGCGCCCGCTGCACTTCTTCGGCACTTGGGGCTTCGTCAGCATCTTTGCCGGCTCGGTCATCGGCTTATGGCTGTTCGCCCAGAAGCTGGTCTTCGGTACCGAGATAATGACCGCGCACGCCCCGCTGTGGATCTTCTGTGCCGTGCTCGTAGTATTCGGCGGGGAAATGCTGGCCATCGGCCTTTTGGGCGAGATGCAGGTCCGTCACTACCACGAGCCCCCGGCGCGCCCCCCCTACACCATCGAAAAGGTCCTGCGCACCGAAGAAAGCGAACAGCCCAGTCTGCCGGACTAG
- a CDS encoding 2-oxoacid:acceptor oxidoreductase subunit alpha, whose amino-acid sequence MASSDLAVREAPQRPERKRVVNDVSIQVATVNGSGSQSSNSVLLRSIFQMGVPVSGKNLFPSNIAGLPTWYTIRVNKDGYIGRKKEIDLLVAMNAETATDDVKSLSPGAAVVYDEPLNLAALRQDLTFYSVPYDKLVAPVCPEPKLRKLVKNMIYVGVVAYLLDIEMTEVEKAIRKQFASKVKAANLNLAAVQAGFDYAKASLKKADPFYVERMDKTAGKIIIDGNSAAAMGAMFGGVTVVAWYPITPSSSVAEALIDYMRDYRIGPDGKSTFAIVQAEDELAAIGMVIGAGWAGARAMTATSGPGISLMAEFVGLAYYVEVPAVIWDIQRVGPSTGLPTRTSQGDILSNAVLSHGDTKHLMLIPNSVSECFDFGIEAFDLAEQFQTPVFVMSDLDLGMNNWMSDPFQYPTKPIKRGKVLTKEDLVRLGSFSRYKDVDGDGIGYRTLPGTDHPAAAYFTRGSGHNERAQYSERPDDFEHNMERLARKFETARSFVPKPEIIGDGKAKIGIIAYGTSHWAIVESRDQLRDEYKLDTDYLRLRAYPFTKEVVDFIDKHDRIYVVEQNRDRQMFDLLRLDLTPERITKLRSIAHIHGLPLDARSVTDELISMEGK is encoded by the coding sequence ATGGCCTCCAGTGATCTCGCAGTCCGGGAAGCTCCGCAACGGCCTGAGCGCAAGCGGGTCGTCAACGACGTGAGCATCCAGGTTGCGACCGTCAACGGCTCCGGCTCGCAGTCTTCCAACTCCGTACTTCTTCGCAGCATTTTCCAGATGGGTGTCCCGGTCTCGGGCAAGAACCTGTTCCCTTCGAATATCGCGGGCCTCCCCACCTGGTACACGATCCGTGTCAACAAGGACGGCTACATCGGCCGCAAGAAAGAGATCGACCTGCTGGTGGCGATGAACGCGGAAACGGCGACCGATGACGTGAAGTCGCTGTCGCCGGGAGCTGCGGTCGTCTACGACGAGCCGCTGAACCTGGCCGCTCTGCGCCAGGACCTGACCTTCTACTCCGTGCCCTACGACAAGCTGGTAGCTCCGGTCTGTCCCGAGCCCAAGCTGCGCAAACTGGTCAAGAACATGATCTATGTCGGTGTCGTCGCCTATCTGCTCGACATCGAGATGACGGAAGTCGAGAAGGCCATTCGCAAACAGTTTGCCAGCAAGGTGAAGGCCGCGAACCTGAACCTGGCGGCGGTACAGGCGGGCTTCGATTACGCCAAGGCTTCGCTGAAGAAGGCGGACCCGTTTTACGTCGAGCGCATGGACAAGACCGCGGGCAAGATCATCATCGACGGCAACTCCGCTGCGGCCATGGGCGCCATGTTCGGCGGCGTGACCGTGGTGGCTTGGTACCCGATCACGCCTTCCTCGTCGGTGGCGGAAGCTTTGATCGACTACATGCGGGACTACCGCATCGGCCCGGACGGGAAGTCCACCTTTGCCATCGTGCAGGCGGAGGACGAGCTGGCGGCCATTGGCATGGTCATCGGCGCCGGCTGGGCGGGCGCGCGCGCCATGACCGCAACCTCAGGCCCGGGCATCTCGCTCATGGCCGAGTTCGTCGGCCTGGCTTACTACGTGGAAGTGCCGGCGGTGATCTGGGACATCCAGCGTGTCGGGCCTTCGACCGGGCTGCCTACGCGCACCTCGCAGGGGGACATTCTCTCCAACGCCGTCCTCTCCCACGGTGACACTAAGCACCTGATGCTCATCCCGAACTCGGTGAGCGAGTGCTTCGATTTCGGCATCGAGGCCTTCGATCTGGCGGAGCAGTTCCAGACCCCGGTCTTCGTCATGTCCGACCTCGACCTGGGCATGAACAACTGGATGAGCGACCCGTTCCAGTACCCGACCAAGCCCATCAAGCGTGGCAAGGTGCTCACGAAGGAGGACCTCGTCCGGCTGGGCAGCTTTTCCCGCTACAAGGACGTGGACGGGGACGGCATCGGCTACCGCACGCTGCCCGGCACCGACCACCCGGCGGCAGCCTACTTCACTCGCGGAAGCGGCCACAACGAAAGGGCGCAGTATTCCGAGCGCCCGGACGATTTCGAACACAACATGGAGCGCCTGGCGCGAAAATTCGAGACGGCGCGCTCCTTCGTTCCCAAGCCCGAGATCATCGGCGACGGCAAGGCCAAGATCGGCATCATCGCCTACGGTACCTCACACTGGGCGATCGTCGAGTCGCGCGATCAGTTGCGCGACGAGTACAAGCTCGACACCGATTACCTGCGCCTGCGCGCCTACCCGTTCACCAAGGAAGTGGTGGACTTCATCGACAAACACGACCGTATCTATGTGGTGGAGCAGAACCGTGACCGCCAGATGTTCGACCTGCTCCGTCTCGACCTGACTCCGGAGCGCATCACCAAGCTGCGCAGCATCGCGCACATCCACGGCCTGCCGCTCGACGCGCGCTCCGTGACCGACGAACTGATCTCCATGGAGGGGAAGTAA
- the dnaE gene encoding DNA polymerase III subunit alpha, protein MSQFVHLHLHTDYSMLDGACDVEKLAETAKRLGMPAVAMTDHGNIFGAVHFVNACKQHGVKPILGCELYICKKDDHDIERTPPEGDTYNHLLVLAENEEGYRNLVRITSEASLHGFYYKPRISKRFLAEHSQGLIALSGCLKGEVAENLTEGKYDQARAAAGYFREIFGAENFFIEVQDQGLDQERKILPDLHKIAKELGALVVATNDSHYLCEDDAHAQDVMVCIQTGKSINDTNRMKFQTDQFFVKSYEEMARVFQDSPEAVSRTLAIAERCSVKIEKVKNPFPHFEVPPGFTLDSYFEHVTRDGFARRLETLRGLSAQGRLKHPLGDYEQRLTREISIIRQMKFSGYFLIVWDFIRYAREHNIPVGPGRGSAAGSLVSFALHITDLDPLQHELLFERFLNPERVSMPDIDIDFCMNRRGEVIDYVTRKYGREQVAQIITFGTMQAKAAIKDVGRAMDMPYSDVDRIAKMVPHTLNIKLDDAIKESPQLQQAYDNEPQIRELIDTARKLEGLVRNAGVHAAGVVIAPRPLIELVPLHRTKNEEIVTAFDMSAIEKMGLLKMDFLGLTTLTIVDDTLKLIAQRGGALDLSKVSLDDQKTYEQVFHKGLTSGVFQFESHGMRDVLRRYQPNSVEDLTALNALYRPGPIQGGMIDDFIDRKWGRKSVEHELPELKEILRETLGVIVYQEQVMQIANRLSGYSLGEADLLRRAMGKKDPKEMAKQRQRFVVGATERGFPEQKVAKIFDLMEQFAGYGFNKSHSAAYALLAYHTAYLKTHHPVEFMAALLTSQVGSTDSVVKYINECREMGIPVEPPDVNVSDANFTPHDNAIRFGLAAVKNVGHNAIESILKARVEIGQFKSVFQFCERVDLRLLNKRVLESLIKSGAMDSLGRRSQLMAVLDKAIERAQKSQRDAESGQHGLFISFSEEPAAEVNDNLPNVPEWDEHTRLAAEKEILGFFITGHPLEKYRDKLLDFSALDTEAICAIKSSTGKDEIHTAGMITNVRVLKSKKGDFYAQGTLEDMAGSVDMLVFPEAYRRLGDKVKLDVPVLIRGGVRVEEGGSPKVTVSEITPLEQAQPRLPRSLRIRVPLETATEATVDALHSLCVERKGEAKVLFDVERPGDFMVVMEAEGYNVQPDRAFISRVEQLCGRGSVRIID, encoded by the coding sequence ATGTCCCAATTCGTCCACCTGCACCTGCATACCGACTACTCCATGCTCGACGGCGCCTGCGACGTCGAGAAGTTGGCCGAGACCGCGAAGCGACTGGGCATGCCGGCCGTGGCCATGACCGACCACGGCAACATCTTTGGCGCCGTCCACTTCGTCAACGCCTGCAAGCAGCACGGGGTGAAGCCGATCCTCGGCTGCGAGCTCTACATCTGCAAGAAGGACGACCACGACATCGAGCGCACGCCTCCGGAGGGCGACACCTACAACCACCTGCTGGTGCTGGCCGAAAACGAAGAGGGCTACCGCAACCTGGTGCGCATCACCAGCGAGGCCTCTCTCCACGGCTTCTATTACAAACCGCGGATCAGCAAGAGATTCCTTGCGGAACACTCCCAGGGCCTGATCGCGCTCTCCGGGTGCCTCAAGGGCGAAGTCGCCGAGAACCTGACGGAAGGGAAGTACGACCAGGCGCGCGCGGCGGCCGGCTACTTCCGGGAGATCTTCGGCGCGGAGAACTTCTTCATCGAGGTGCAGGACCAGGGACTGGATCAGGAGCGAAAGATCCTGCCCGACTTGCACAAGATCGCAAAGGAACTGGGTGCGCTGGTCGTCGCCACCAACGACTCCCACTACCTCTGCGAGGACGACGCCCACGCGCAGGACGTGATGGTCTGCATCCAGACCGGTAAGTCCATCAACGACACCAACCGGATGAAGTTCCAGACCGACCAGTTCTTCGTGAAGAGCTACGAGGAGATGGCGCGCGTCTTCCAGGACTCACCCGAGGCGGTGTCGCGCACCCTCGCCATTGCCGAGCGCTGCAGCGTCAAGATCGAGAAGGTGAAGAACCCGTTCCCGCACTTCGAAGTCCCGCCGGGCTTCACCCTCGACAGCTATTTCGAGCACGTCACGCGCGACGGTTTCGCGCGCCGGCTGGAGACCCTGCGCGGGCTTTCCGCCCAGGGCCGGCTGAAGCACCCGCTCGGCGATTACGAGCAGCGCCTGACGCGCGAGATCTCCATCATCCGGCAGATGAAATTCTCCGGCTATTTCCTGATCGTCTGGGACTTCATCCGCTACGCGCGGGAGCACAACATCCCGGTGGGCCCGGGGCGTGGTTCGGCGGCCGGTTCTCTGGTCTCCTTTGCCTTGCATATCACCGATCTGGACCCCCTGCAGCACGAGCTGCTCTTCGAGCGCTTTCTGAATCCCGAGCGCGTCTCGATGCCCGACATCGACATCGACTTCTGCATGAACCGGCGTGGCGAAGTGATCGACTACGTGACGCGCAAGTACGGACGCGAGCAGGTGGCGCAGATTATCACCTTCGGCACCATGCAGGCCAAGGCCGCCATCAAGGATGTGGGCCGCGCCATGGACATGCCCTACAGCGACGTGGACCGCATCGCCAAGATGGTGCCGCACACGCTGAACATCAAGCTCGACGATGCCATCAAGGAGTCTCCGCAGCTCCAGCAGGCCTACGACAACGAGCCGCAGATCCGCGAGCTGATCGACACCGCCCGCAAGCTCGAGGGCCTGGTGCGCAACGCGGGCGTGCACGCCGCCGGCGTGGTCATCGCCCCGCGTCCCCTCATCGAGCTGGTCCCGCTGCACCGCACCAAGAACGAGGAGATCGTCACCGCCTTCGACATGAGCGCCATCGAGAAGATGGGCCTGCTCAAGATGGACTTCCTCGGCCTGACCACGCTCACCATCGTCGACGACACGCTCAAGCTCATCGCCCAGCGCGGCGGAGCGCTCGACCTGAGCAAGGTTTCGCTCGACGATCAGAAGACCTATGAGCAGGTCTTCCACAAAGGGCTGACCTCGGGCGTGTTCCAGTTTGAATCGCACGGCATGCGCGACGTGCTGCGCCGCTACCAGCCCAACTCGGTCGAGGACCTGACGGCCTTGAATGCGCTCTACCGTCCGGGGCCGATTCAGGGCGGGATGATCGACGATTTCATCGACCGCAAGTGGGGGCGCAAGAGCGTCGAGCACGAGCTGCCCGAGCTGAAGGAGATCCTGCGGGAAACGCTGGGCGTCATCGTGTACCAGGAACAGGTGATGCAGATCGCCAACCGGCTCTCCGGCTACTCGCTGGGAGAGGCCGACCTGCTGCGACGCGCGATGGGCAAGAAGGATCCCAAGGAGATGGCCAAACAGCGCCAGCGTTTCGTGGTGGGCGCGACCGAGCGCGGCTTCCCGGAGCAGAAGGTCGCGAAGATCTTCGACCTGATGGAGCAGTTCGCCGGTTACGGATTCAACAAGTCGCACTCGGCGGCCTATGCACTGCTCGCCTACCATACGGCTTACCTCAAGACGCACCATCCGGTGGAGTTCATGGCCGCGCTGCTGACCTCGCAGGTGGGATCGACCGACAGCGTGGTCAAGTACATCAACGAGTGCCGCGAGATGGGCATCCCGGTCGAGCCGCCCGACGTGAACGTCTCCGACGCCAATTTCACCCCCCACGATAACGCCATACGCTTCGGCCTGGCGGCGGTGAAGAACGTCGGGCACAACGCGATCGAATCGATATTGAAGGCCCGGGTCGAGATCGGACAGTTCAAGTCCGTCTTTCAGTTCTGCGAACGCGTGGATCTGCGGCTGCTCAACAAGCGCGTGCTGGAGTCGCTGATCAAGTCGGGCGCCATGGATTCGCTGGGCCGGCGCTCCCAGCTCATGGCGGTGCTGGACAAGGCCATCGAGCGCGCCCAGAAATCGCAGCGCGACGCCGAGTCCGGGCAGCACGGGCTGTTCATCTCATTCAGTGAGGAGCCCGCTGCGGAAGTCAACGACAACCTGCCCAACGTCCCCGAGTGGGACGAGCACACCCGCCTGGCAGCGGAAAAGGAGATCCTCGGCTTCTTCATCACAGGCCACCCGCTGGAGAAGTATCGCGACAAGCTGCTGGATTTCAGCGCCCTCGATACCGAAGCCATCTGCGCCATCAAGTCCTCGACCGGCAAAGACGAGATCCACACTGCCGGCATGATCACGAATGTGCGCGTGCTCAAGTCCAAGAAAGGCGATTTCTACGCCCAGGGCACTCTCGAGGACATGGCGGGCTCCGTGGACATGTTGGTCTTTCCCGAGGCCTATCGCCGCCTCGGCGACAAGGTTAAGCTCGATGTTCCCGTGCTGATCCGCGGCGGCGTGCGCGTCGAGGAAGGGGGCAGCCCCAAGGTGACGGTCAGCGAGATCACACCGCTGGAGCAGGCGCAACCCAGGCTTCCGCGGTCGCTACGCATCCGCGTCCCGCTCGAGACCGCGACCGAGGCCACGGTGGACGCGCTGCACTCGCTCTGCGTCGAGCGCAAGGGAGAAGCCAAGGTGTTATTCGACGTGGAACGTCCGGGTGACTTCATGGTCGTGATGGAGGCCGAAGGCTATAATGTCCAACCGGACCGGGCGTTCATCAGCCGGGTCGAACAACTGTGCGGGCGTGGCAGCGTCCGCATCATCGACTGA
- a CDS encoding acetyl-CoA carboxylase carboxyltransferase subunit alpha has translation MDPATKAQRELQNIEREIERLETAAGDNQEAQRQLHRLHAQVEALRQQLYAHLTAWQKTELARHPQRPYTLDYAERIFTGWTELHGDRVFGDDPAIVCGMAKFHGEEVMVIGHQKARDTKQKVYRNFGMPNPEGYRKALRFMKLAEKFRRPVFTFVDTPGAYPGLGAEERGQAEAIARNLREMARLEVPIIATITGEGGSGGALAIAVADRVLMMENTIYSVISPEGCASIMWRDTGKKEVAAQALKITPKELQELGCIDDIVPEPVGGAHTDHEAAAALLDAALQQHFAALKGKSAADLVSGRYEKFRHMAQFFAVA, from the coding sequence ATGGATCCAGCCACCAAAGCACAGCGAGAATTGCAGAACATCGAGCGCGAGATCGAGCGCCTGGAGACCGCCGCCGGCGACAACCAGGAAGCCCAGCGCCAGCTCCACCGGCTGCATGCCCAGGTGGAAGCGCTCCGCCAGCAGCTTTACGCCCATCTCACCGCTTGGCAGAAGACCGAGTTGGCCCGCCATCCGCAGCGGCCCTACACGCTGGATTACGCCGAGCGAATCTTCACCGGCTGGACCGAGTTGCACGGCGACCGGGTCTTCGGCGACGACCCCGCCATCGTCTGCGGCATGGCCAAGTTCCACGGCGAGGAAGTGATGGTGATCGGGCATCAGAAGGCGCGCGACACCAAACAGAAGGTCTATCGCAATTTCGGCATGCCCAATCCCGAGGGTTACCGCAAGGCGCTGCGCTTCATGAAGCTGGCGGAAAAGTTCAGGCGGCCTGTCTTCACCTTCGTGGATACGCCGGGCGCCTATCCCGGCCTGGGCGCCGAGGAACGCGGACAGGCGGAAGCCATCGCCCGCAACCTGCGCGAGATGGCGCGCTTGGAAGTGCCCATCATCGCCACCATCACCGGCGAAGGCGGATCGGGTGGCGCGCTGGCCATCGCCGTGGCCGACCGCGTGCTGATGATGGAGAACACCATTTATTCCGTCATCTCGCCCGAGGGCTGCGCCTCCATCATGTGGCGCGACACGGGGAAGAAAGAGGTCGCTGCCCAGGCGCTGAAGATCACCCCGAAGGAGTTGCAGGAACTGGGCTGCATCGACGACATTGTGCCCGAGCCCGTAGGCGGCGCGCACACCGACCACGAAGCCGCCGCCGCCCTGCTCGACGCGGCCCTGCAGCAGCACTTCGCCGCCTTGAAAGGGAAGAGCGCAGCGGACCTGGTGTCGGGCCGGTACGAGAAGTTCCGCCACATGGCGCAGTTCTTTGCCGTTGCGTAA
- a CDS encoding ABC transporter permease, which produces MAIQVRENARMALTTVREHKVRSALTVLGVVIGITTLVGVASILVGLDRDMRGFLEQYGADTLFVFKFDPGIHIGRLSTEERMRKSLTLEDAFAIREECTAVKSVVAEAYPRFNFSGPRSQPTARYQGHEAFNIDHSGSLPAYEQVYHVTVLKGRYFNEAENLHRADVVVIGYDLADTFFGNTDPLGKTVLVDSIPYTVIGVADKRKGNFFKDQSADRVATVPIYTYLKHHPLNDEIVIGVEAYPGMKATAEDQVRDVLRRRRRVPFKKPDNFGISSAEQIAQQFHQIVGAVALLVVVISSIGLLIGGVGVMNIMLMSVTERTREIGVRKAIGARRSDVIGQFLIEAITLTGIGGVIAVLLVIAITWILNTFVPTLPMEVPAWAVVIGVLTSMSVGLFFGIYPAMRAARLDPVEALRYE; this is translated from the coding sequence ATGGCGATCCAGGTCCGCGAAAACGCGAGGATGGCGCTCACCACAGTGCGCGAGCACAAGGTGCGCTCCGCGTTGACCGTGCTGGGCGTGGTCATCGGCATCACCACCCTGGTCGGGGTGGCCTCGATCCTGGTGGGCTTGGACCGCGACATGCGCGGGTTCCTGGAGCAGTACGGAGCGGACACCCTCTTCGTATTCAAATTCGATCCCGGCATCCACATCGGACGACTTTCCACGGAAGAGAGGATGCGGAAGTCGCTGACGCTGGAGGATGCCTTCGCCATCCGCGAGGAGTGCACCGCGGTGAAGAGCGTCGTCGCAGAGGCATATCCGCGCTTCAACTTCTCCGGTCCTCGGTCACAGCCCACGGCGCGCTACCAGGGACATGAGGCTTTCAACATCGATCACTCCGGCTCGCTTCCGGCCTACGAGCAGGTGTACCACGTGACCGTGCTCAAGGGACGCTACTTCAACGAAGCCGAGAACCTGCATCGCGCCGACGTCGTGGTGATCGGCTACGACCTGGCCGACACCTTCTTCGGCAACACCGATCCGCTGGGCAAAACCGTTCTTGTGGATTCGATCCCCTACACGGTCATCGGCGTGGCGGACAAGCGCAAGGGGAACTTCTTCAAGGACCAGTCGGCGGACCGCGTCGCCACCGTGCCGATCTATACCTATCTCAAGCACCACCCGCTGAATGACGAGATCGTGATCGGCGTGGAGGCATACCCGGGGATGAAGGCGACGGCTGAGGACCAGGTGCGGGACGTGCTGCGGCGCCGGCGCCGGGTGCCCTTCAAGAAGCCGGACAATTTCGGAATCTCCAGTGCGGAACAGATCGCACAGCAGTTCCACCAGATCGTGGGCGCGGTGGCCCTGCTGGTGGTTGTGATCAGCTCGATCGGCTTGCTGATCGGCGGCGTGGGTGTGATGAATATCATGCTGATGTCGGTGACGGAGCGCACGCGAGAGATCGGGGTGCGCAAGGCCATCGGGGCGCGCCGATCGGACGTGATCGGCCAATTCCTGATCGAGGCCATCACCCTCACGGGCATCGGCGGCGTGATCGCGGTCCTCCTGGTGATCGCCATCACCTGGATCCTGAATACTTTTGTGCCCACGCTGCCCATGGAGGTACCCGCATGGGCGGTGGTGATCGGCGTGCTGACGTCCATGAGCGTCGGCCTGTTCTTCGGCATCTACCCGGCGATGCGCGCCGCGCGCCTCGACCCGGTGGAAGCGCTGAGGTATGAGTAG
- a CDS encoding ABC transporter permease — MHRGLALREPAVVALETMRAHKMRSFLTLLGIILSVATLIVVVSLVRGMNMYIADRIANMGANVFLVHQMPLITDQAEFMKALRKNREVTFEDFEYLRDTMKLAQAVGMEVRTFGTGRAQGQDMSDINIRGVTANIGDMDVEEVARGRYITDQDNQHRTNVTTIGDDVVKKLFPNVDPLGRTILLNGREFEIVGVAKPMGTALGQSQDNFAYIPIETYMKVYGHQQPRYSINVQARGPEWMARTEEEARTLMRARRHLRPGDEDTFGILASQSLMDLWNQIFAAIAASAVGIVSVFLVIGGVVIMNVMLASVTERTREIGVRKSLGATRRDILMQFLVETCVMSAVGGMMGVGLAWVITIVGRNASPLPMAMPISAIFLALAVSTAVGVFFGLYPARKAAKLDPIEALRYEA, encoded by the coding sequence ATGCACCGAGGCCTGGCCCTGCGAGAACCCGCGGTGGTGGCGCTGGAGACGATGCGGGCGCATAAAATGCGCTCCTTCCTGACCCTGCTGGGGATCATCCTGTCTGTCGCCACCCTGATCGTGGTGGTCTCGCTGGTCCGCGGCATGAACATGTACATCGCCGACCGGATCGCCAACATGGGCGCCAACGTCTTCCTGGTCCATCAGATGCCGCTCATCACGGACCAGGCCGAGTTCATGAAAGCACTGCGCAAGAACCGCGAAGTCACCTTCGAGGACTTCGAGTACCTGCGCGACACCATGAAGCTGGCCCAGGCGGTAGGCATGGAGGTGCGGACGTTCGGCACCGGCAGAGCCCAAGGCCAGGACATGTCGGACATCAATATCCGCGGAGTCACGGCCAATATCGGTGATATGGATGTCGAGGAGGTGGCAAGGGGCCGGTACATCACCGACCAGGACAATCAGCACCGCACCAATGTGACCACGATCGGGGACGACGTGGTGAAAAAGCTCTTCCCCAACGTCGACCCGCTGGGGAGAACGATCCTGCTCAATGGCCGGGAGTTCGAGATCGTGGGTGTAGCCAAGCCGATGGGAACGGCCCTGGGACAGTCGCAGGACAATTTCGCCTACATCCCCATTGAGACCTACATGAAAGTCTACGGCCACCAGCAGCCGCGATATTCCATCAATGTCCAGGCCCGCGGGCCGGAATGGATGGCACGCACCGAAGAAGAGGCGCGCACCCTGATGCGGGCGCGGCGCCACCTGCGTCCCGGGGATGAAGATACGTTCGGCATCCTGGCCTCGCAATCGCTGATGGACCTGTGGAACCAGATCTTCGCGGCAATCGCGGCCAGCGCGGTGGGGATCGTCTCGGTGTTCCTGGTGATCGGTGGCGTGGTGATCATGAATGTGATGCTGGCCAGCGTGACGGAGCGCACCCGCGAGATCGGAGTGCGGAAATCACTGGGCGCCACCCGGCGGGACATCCTGATGCAGTTCCTCGTGGAGACCTGCGTGATGTCGGCGGTGGGCGGAATGATGGGCGTGGGCCTCGCCTGGGTGATCACGATCGTGGGAAGGAACGCATCGCCGCTGCCCATGGCGATGCCCATCTCCGCGATATTCCTGGCGCTGGCCGTGTCCACCGCCGTCGGTGTGTTCTTCGGGCTTTATCCGGCGCGGAAGGCGGCCAAGCTCGACCCGATCGAAGCCCTGAGGTACGAGGCGTAA